The following proteins come from a genomic window of Microbacterium sp. JZ31:
- a CDS encoding EamA family transporter yields the protein MSRRDALLAALVAVIWGVNFVVIDLGMGDVPPLLFVAARFAAVVLIAIWFVPCPRVGWVKVAGVGAFMALGQFGLLYASMAAGMPAGLASLVLQAQVVLTILIAAGVLRERPTPAQLIGVVLGSGGLAIVGAGRGGHVPLAALALCLAAALSWAVGNVIARAAKAPGGLAMTVWSALVVPVPAFALSLLIDGPDAVARGIAAFGWEAALSTAYTVLAATLVGYGIYNGLLARNPASSVAPWILLVPVVGMLSAWLVLGETPNAAELGGGALLVAGVVVASVRAGRRGSERVQDHLPANADAALTSR from the coding sequence ATGTCTCGCCGCGATGCCCTCCTCGCCGCCCTGGTCGCCGTGATCTGGGGCGTCAACTTCGTCGTGATCGATCTCGGCATGGGCGACGTCCCGCCGCTGCTGTTCGTCGCGGCGCGCTTCGCCGCCGTGGTGCTGATCGCGATCTGGTTCGTGCCGTGTCCCCGGGTGGGCTGGGTCAAGGTCGCGGGCGTGGGGGCCTTCATGGCGCTCGGGCAGTTCGGCCTGCTGTACGCGAGCATGGCCGCCGGGATGCCCGCGGGGCTCGCGTCGCTCGTGCTGCAGGCGCAGGTGGTGCTGACGATCCTGATAGCGGCGGGCGTGCTGCGTGAGCGACCGACGCCGGCGCAGCTCATCGGCGTCGTGCTCGGGTCCGGCGGGCTCGCGATCGTGGGCGCGGGCCGGGGCGGGCACGTGCCGCTCGCGGCTCTCGCGCTGTGCCTGGCGGCGGCGCTGTCGTGGGCCGTCGGCAACGTGATCGCGCGCGCGGCGAAGGCGCCGGGCGGGCTCGCCATGACGGTCTGGTCGGCGCTCGTGGTGCCGGTGCCGGCGTTCGCGCTGTCGCTGCTGATCGACGGACCGGACGCCGTCGCGCGCGGGATCGCGGCGTTCGGCTGGGAGGCTGCCCTCTCGACCGCCTACACCGTGCTGGCCGCGACGCTCGTCGGCTACGGCATCTACAACGGCCTGCTCGCGCGCAACCCGGCGTCGTCCGTCGCGCCGTGGATCCTGCTGGTTCCCGTGGTGGGGATGCTGTCCGCCTGGCTGGTGCTGGGGGAGACGCCGAACGCCGCCGAACTCGGCGGCGGCGCGCTGCTCGTGGCCGGCGTGGTCGTCGCGAGCGTCCGTGCGGGGCGGCGGGGGAGCGAGCGAGTGCAGGATCACCTGCCCGCGAACGCCGATGCCGCCCTCACCTCGCGGTGA